In Schistocerca piceifrons isolate TAMUIC-IGC-003096 chromosome 9, iqSchPice1.1, whole genome shotgun sequence, the following proteins share a genomic window:
- the LOC124716712 gene encoding speckle-type POZ protein-like, with protein sequence MVLTKENNELFLQFLLEKCEPGKLLRAKLKADEILPSGEKREVFPSEWYELEEGSTSEKQLVRKADCIGEDNSENEITLQCEVCMRCIVHDELPTADTAEHQSDVARAVGEMYSEEVHTDFELHTEGSVLKAHKSLLSVRSPYFAALLQPHTKEAKEGFVKITDLKTEALKQVLLFMYTGVAPALKDMPWDLLIAADKFQLQQLKRQCEAHIASHLDVDNAAETAANALLFSCDVLWDRAVFFIRSNLYQVMRTPGWALVITAHPEAIQRLSELMG encoded by the coding sequence ATGGTTCTTACAAAGGAAAACAATgaactttttttgcagtttttgcTCGAAAAGTGTGAACCGGGAAAGCTATTGAGAGCGAAGCTGAAAGCTGACGAGATTCTTCCAAGTGGTGAAAAACGGGAAGTGTTTCCATCTGAATGGTACGAACTGGAAGAAGGAAGCACCTCCGAAAAGCAGCTCGTTAGGAAAGCAGACTGTATAGGAGAGGACAACAGCGAAAATGAGATAACACTGCAGTGTGAAGTTTGCATGCGATGCATTGTTCACGACGAGCTGCCCACGGCAGACACAGCAGAACACCAGTCTGATGTTGCGAGGGCTGTAGGTGAGATGTACAGTGAAGAAGTCCACACAGACTTCGAGCTGCACACAGAAGGCTCGGTTCTGAAGGCACACAAGTCACTACTGTCTGTACGGAGCCCTTACTTCGCTGCCCTGCTGCAGCCTCACACGAAGGAAGCAAAGGAAGGCTTTGTGAAGATCACCGATCTGAAGACCGAAGCACTGAAGCAGGTTCTGCTGTTTATGTACACGGGTGTGGCGCCTGCTCTCAAGGACATGCCGTGGGACTTGCTGATAGCTGCTGACAAATTCCAGCTCCAGCAGCTGAAGCGACAGTGCGAGGCCCACATCGCCAGCCACTTGGATGTGGACAACGCCGCAGAAACTGCAGCCAACGCCTTGCTGTTCTCCTGCGACGTGCTGTGGGACCGTGCGGTGTTTTTCATCAGAAGCAATCTCTACCAGGTGATGCGCACTCCTGGCTGGGCTTTGGTTATAACTGCTCATCCTGAAGCCATACAGCGTCTCAGTGAGCTGATGGGGTGA